One window of the Benincasa hispida cultivar B227 chromosome 3, ASM972705v1, whole genome shotgun sequence genome contains the following:
- the LOC120073955 gene encoding uncharacterized protein LOC120073955, with product MLCETSDYPQKSLQFKQNDKFFSKILSRESSRANYSSRIYYGGLAGAVPFVWESQPGTPIHRFSDDLTPTLTPPPSYFSDSVKKPLKKRSKSLSLLHILFNSKRKIDLLSPPFSKSASLPSSGSEFDSAPGAKFTGRRSGRRFPTGISRSKEEEDAAATGSILCFGISR from the coding sequence ATGCTTTGCGAAACCTCCGATTATCCTCAAAAGTCTCTCCAATTCAAGCAAAATGACAAATTCTTCTCCAAGATTCTGTCCAGAGAAAGTTCTAGAGCAAATTACTCTTCCAGAATCTACTACGGCGGATTGGCCGGCGCCGTTCCCTTCGTTTGGGAGTCTCAGCCAGGTACGCCTATTCACCGATTTTCCGATGACCTAACTCCTACTCTTACTCCTCCTCCTTCTTACTTTTCCGATTCCGTTAAAAAACCGCTCAAGAAACGATCcaaatctctctctcttctccACATCTTGTTCAATTCCAAGAGGAAAATCGATCTGTTGTCGCCGCCGTTTTCTAAATCTGCCTCATTGCCGTCTTCCGGATCGGAGTTCGACTCGGCTCCCGGCGCGAAGTTCACAGGGCGGCGTTCGGGGCGGCGGTTTCCGACTGGAATCTCGCGTTCGAAGGAGGAAGAGGATGCGGCGGCTACTGGTTCGATACTTTGTTTCGGAATCAGTAGATGA